In Limibacter armeniacum, a single window of DNA contains:
- a CDS encoding alpha/beta fold hydrolase produces MKIYAISGLGADHRVFNKLQLDYQLTHISWIKPEKNESIEAYATRLSKVINQQEDFGIIGLSFGGMIATEISKKMNPSFTILISSVETRSELPLIFRLFSKTNLINFFPEQFFKIPHPLAYCFFGSEEKALLRSILDDTDLTFAKWAVSVLLTWSNNVQLKNCLKICGTKDKVLPPTNCKNTVLVGDGTHFMIYDRAEEVSEVINSWISDIKS; encoded by the coding sequence ATGAAAATTTATGCTATCAGTGGTTTGGGTGCAGACCATCGGGTTTTCAATAAACTTCAACTTGATTACCAGTTAACACATATAAGTTGGATCAAGCCAGAAAAAAATGAATCCATTGAGGCTTATGCTACTAGACTTTCCAAGGTGATCAATCAGCAGGAAGATTTTGGGATAATAGGCTTGAGTTTTGGAGGGATGATCGCTACAGAGATCAGTAAAAAAATGAATCCTTCTTTTACCATATTAATTTCATCAGTAGAAACCAGAAGTGAACTCCCTTTGATCTTTCGGTTATTTAGCAAAACAAACCTGATCAACTTTTTTCCAGAACAGTTTTTTAAAATTCCTCACCCTTTGGCATATTGCTTTTTTGGATCAGAAGAGAAAGCATTACTGCGATCTATTCTGGATGATACAGACCTAACTTTTGCCAAATGGGCAGTGTCAGTTTTGTTGACATGGAGCAATAATGTTCAATTGAAAAATTGTTTGAAAATTTGTGGTACGAAGGATAAAGTGTTGCCTCCTACAAATTGTAAAAATACTGTCCTTGTTGGAGATGGTACACATTTTATGATTTATGATCGGGCAGAAGAAGTAAGTGAAGTTATTAATAGTTGGATAAGTGATATAAAGTCATGA
- a CDS encoding IS3 family transposase, with the protein MEHGWSKVECCELLGVNRQFYYRCKQEQKKREALTVKVLELVTQVRMRQPRLGVRKLYTILEQELRTLDVGRDRLFDILRANHMLIKPRRRYHVTTNSHHRFRKHKNLTQHLEVKRPEQLWVADITYIGTRQNPMYLALVTDAYAKKVVGYDVSNSLNAQGAIRALKRGLQQREYPAETLIHHSDRGLQYCCDDYQEMLDDAQVTCSMTEKYDPYQNAVAERVNGILKQEFIRGIQINDIQLMKKIIKQSIDIYNTERPHLSCRMKTPEYMHLQREIKIKTYKKENPPALELVGSI; encoded by the coding sequence ATTGAACACGGTTGGAGTAAGGTTGAATGTTGTGAGTTACTCGGGGTAAACAGGCAGTTTTATTACAGATGTAAGCAGGAGCAAAAGAAGCGGGAAGCCCTAACGGTGAAGGTATTGGAGCTAGTGACGCAGGTACGCATGCGACAGCCTCGCTTGGGTGTGCGCAAACTGTACACCATCTTGGAACAGGAGTTAAGGACTCTTGATGTAGGAAGAGATCGGCTTTTCGATATCCTCAGGGCTAACCATATGCTGATAAAGCCTCGCAGAAGATATCACGTGACCACCAACTCACATCACCGTTTCCGTAAGCATAAGAACCTGACGCAACACTTGGAGGTAAAGCGCCCAGAGCAGCTTTGGGTGGCTGATATCACCTACATAGGCACAAGGCAAAACCCGATGTACCTGGCTTTGGTCACGGATGCTTATGCCAAAAAGGTTGTTGGCTATGATGTATCCAACAGCTTAAATGCCCAAGGGGCTATCCGGGCATTGAAAAGGGGACTCCAGCAACGGGAATACCCTGCAGAAACCTTGATCCATCACTCCGATAGAGGGTTACAATATTGTTGTGATGATTATCAAGAAATGCTGGACGACGCACAGGTAACCTGTAGCATGACTGAGAAGTATGATCCTTATCAAAATGCAGTAGCTGAACGCGTAAATGGCATCCTTAAGCAGGAGTTTATAAGAGGAATCCAAATCAATGATATCCAACTTATGAAGAAAATAATCAAGCAGAGTATAGACATCTACAACACGGAAAGACCCCATTTATCATGCAGGATGAAAACGCCAGAATACATGCACCTGCAAAGAGAGATAAAGATTAAGACCTATAAAAAAGAAAACCCACCAGCACTTGAGCTAGTGGGATCCATATAA
- a CDS encoding DUF2004 domain-containing protein produces the protein MATYTIPFIGDVNLDELQDRYDASTEINGTKVRLDINFDSLSVDTDSVQTIVAFINNLEIYHNQNIQYYQKDYYEDGEAEAYIEEYYEDYLVDELEMYVDITLPVLSQKQQLLDLLELVRVGIYPDGKNYGVFDYSIKLDGEYCNQLLVVITDAKGELVEVTWES, from the coding sequence ATGGCTACTTATACTATCCCATTTATAGGTGATGTTAACCTTGATGAACTCCAAGATCGTTATGATGCTTCAACTGAGATTAATGGAACAAAAGTGAGATTGGATATAAACTTTGATTCATTAAGCGTAGATACAGATTCAGTACAGACAATTGTGGCGTTTATCAATAATTTAGAAATCTATCATAATCAAAATATCCAGTACTATCAGAAAGATTATTATGAGGACGGAGAAGCTGAAGCTTATATTGAAGAGTATTATGAGGATTATTTAGTAGATGAACTCGAAATGTATGTTGATATAACACTTCCTGTGTTGTCTCAGAAGCAACAGTTACTTGATTTATTGGAACTAGTAAGAGTTGGTATATACCCTGATGGTAAAAATTATGGCGTCTTTGACTATTCTATAAAATTAGATGGAGAATATTGCAATCAGCTGCTTGTCGTTATTACTGATGCTAAAGGAGAGCTGGTAGAGGTAACTTGGGAAAGCTGA
- a CDS encoding DUF2541 domain-containing protein — protein MKTKLLVIGILLLFITTRAAYSQDKEDGWIKIATKTVNFQSETDEVKPSSGEADVSKIKIKCIQGTVKIKDITIEMDDGKDSSPTVVGVLTKGQSSRVIDLPGKDNKLKKVKFKYDSMGKVVISKRAKVEIWGKKR, from the coding sequence ATGAAAACAAAATTATTGGTCATTGGCATTTTGCTTCTCTTTATAACTACAAGAGCAGCCTATAGTCAAGATAAGGAAGATGGTTGGATAAAAATTGCTACCAAAACTGTCAATTTTCAGTCAGAAACTGATGAAGTAAAACCCTCTAGTGGAGAAGCTGACGTATCCAAAATTAAAATAAAATGCATTCAGGGAACGGTAAAGATTAAGGATATCACAATAGAAATGGATGATGGTAAAGACAGTAGCCCGACAGTGGTAGGTGTACTTACCAAAGGGCAAAGTTCACGGGTCATTGATTTGCCAGGAAAAGACAACAAATTGAAGAAAGTGAAATTTAAATATGATTCAATGGGGAAGGTAGTCATTAGTAAAAGGGCTAAAGTTGAAATTTGGGGCAAAAAGCGATAA
- a CDS encoding TonB-dependent receptor, whose protein sequence is MITKPKNKLYWWFLLLFLSLTNMVTAQDLILYGKVQAEGTPLPGATVQLAGTQQGVITNAEGVFEIKGVTVGKQVLKVSYIGYRTVLKEVFVGGEKRSEVNIHLQEDLFSMDEVVVTGTRTDRLRSQSPVAVDILTSKIFEATQAACLADGLNYQSGLRVETDCQTCNYTQVRMNGMGGAYTQLLINSRPIFSSLMGLYGLEQIPANMIDRVEVVRGGGSAMYGSSAIAGTINILTKDPEKNAYGLSVNHAVIGGDSHDNVVNFNGSLINNTGNRGMTVFLSHRKRQEFDQNNDGFSELPRIKNFSFGTNAFLKPTTRTRYAISLNAIQEQRDGGDQLDLEPHKRLQSESRDTNILSGNVEMDTKLSDISNLSVYTGLQHTRRSHYTGTYEFPEGYGNTKNTTWQSGAQYNITINNFIGGKNTLSSGLEYQFDDIFDQIEAYNYLIDQVTKQWAVFTQSDWEINEKLTWLAGVRLNKHNYVDGIVATPRTSLLYKPVENLKLRGGFATGFRAPQAFDADMHIAFSGGGINRIQISPDLKPEHSNSYTFSTDFDKPTEHYIYGFTVSGFYTTLRDAFVLEELERTVDGQSQIILEKKNGGNSTVKGLTLEGRANYDQLVEVNLGFTLQESLYDREIVWSENAESSRRYLRTPNQYGFYTLNLMPSKAWSFYISGVYTGPMLVPHYGGSPGVDEDRLVRTDEFWETNLKVTYSLELEKISQIIEFSGGVQNIFNAYQNDFDIGPDRDSNYVYGPAKPRTFYLGVKLKSF, encoded by the coding sequence ATGATTACTAAGCCAAAAAATAAATTATACTGGTGGTTCTTGCTGTTGTTTTTGAGCCTGACCAACATGGTGACAGCCCAGGACTTGATATTGTATGGTAAAGTGCAAGCGGAAGGAACGCCACTGCCTGGTGCAACTGTACAGCTTGCTGGTACTCAACAAGGCGTGATAACCAATGCTGAAGGAGTATTTGAAATAAAAGGAGTCACGGTAGGTAAGCAGGTTTTGAAAGTGAGTTACATAGGTTACCGAACTGTCCTGAAAGAAGTATTTGTTGGAGGTGAGAAGCGTAGTGAAGTTAATATTCACTTGCAGGAAGACCTATTTAGTATGGATGAAGTTGTGGTAACGGGTACTCGGACGGATAGGCTGCGTTCACAGTCACCAGTTGCTGTCGATATTTTGACCAGTAAGATTTTTGAGGCAACACAGGCAGCTTGCTTGGCTGATGGGTTGAACTATCAGTCTGGATTAAGGGTAGAGACTGATTGCCAAACCTGTAACTATACACAGGTTCGGATGAATGGTATGGGAGGAGCCTATACACAGCTGCTGATAAATAGCCGACCGATCTTCAGTTCTCTGATGGGATTGTATGGACTGGAACAAATCCCTGCCAATATGATAGACAGAGTGGAAGTGGTAAGAGGAGGTGGCTCTGCGATGTATGGTTCAAGTGCTATTGCGGGTACAATCAATATTCTGACAAAAGACCCTGAGAAAAATGCTTATGGCTTATCTGTAAACCATGCAGTAATTGGAGGGGATTCGCATGATAATGTGGTCAATTTCAATGGTTCATTGATTAACAATACAGGAAACAGAGGGATGACGGTGTTTTTATCACACAGAAAGCGTCAGGAGTTTGACCAAAACAATGATGGGTTTTCAGAGTTGCCTAGAATCAAGAACTTCTCTTTTGGAACCAATGCTTTTTTGAAACCAACGACGAGGACTCGGTATGCGATCTCTTTAAATGCTATACAGGAACAAAGGGATGGGGGAGACCAATTAGACTTGGAGCCTCATAAAAGGTTACAGTCTGAAAGTCGAGACACTAACATTCTTTCAGGTAATGTAGAGATGGATACCAAACTCTCAGATATTAGCAATTTATCGGTTTATACAGGATTGCAGCATACCCGAAGAAGTCATTATACTGGTACCTATGAGTTTCCTGAAGGATATGGCAATACCAAGAATACAACATGGCAGTCAGGTGCACAGTACAATATTACCATCAATAATTTTATAGGAGGAAAGAACACACTAAGTAGTGGTTTAGAGTATCAATTTGATGATATTTTTGATCAGATTGAAGCCTATAATTACCTGATTGACCAAGTGACCAAACAATGGGCTGTGTTTACCCAGTCAGATTGGGAAATCAATGAAAAGTTGACTTGGTTGGCAGGCGTTAGACTCAACAAGCATAACTATGTGGATGGAATTGTAGCTACTCCAAGGACAAGTCTATTGTATAAGCCTGTTGAAAATCTCAAACTTCGAGGAGGATTTGCGACAGGTTTTAGGGCTCCACAAGCATTTGATGCAGATATGCATATCGCTTTTTCAGGAGGAGGAATCAACAGAATTCAGATTTCACCAGATTTGAAACCTGAGCACTCAAACAGTTACACTTTCTCAACTGATTTTGATAAGCCTACCGAACATTATATTTATGGCTTTACAGTATCAGGCTTTTATACGACGCTAAGAGATGCTTTTGTATTGGAAGAGTTGGAACGTACAGTAGATGGTCAGTCCCAAATAATTCTGGAAAAGAAAAATGGCGGAAACTCTACGGTCAAAGGACTTACATTGGAAGGACGAGCCAACTATGATCAATTGGTAGAAGTCAATTTGGGTTTCACGCTTCAGGAAAGCTTGTATGATAGGGAAATTGTTTGGTCAGAAAATGCAGAAAGTTCAAGAAGGTATCTTCGAACACCAAACCAGTATGGTTTTTACACCCTTAACTTGATGCCTTCAAAAGCTTGGAGCTTTTATATCAGTGGTGTTTATACGGGTCCGATGCTAGTGCCACATTATGGTGGTTCGCCAGGAGTAGACGAGGATAGGCTTGTAAGAACAGATGAGTTTTGGGAAACAAACCTGAAGGTGACTTATTCACTTGAACTTGAGAAAATTTCGCAAATAATTGAGTTTTCTGGAGGAGTTCAGAACATCTTCAATGCATATCAAAATGATTTTGATATTGGACCTGATCGTGACTCCAATTATGTATATGGACCAGCAAAACCTAGAACCTTTTATCTGGGAGTGAAACTGAAGAGTTTTTAA
- the dnaN gene encoding DNA polymerase III subunit beta, with protein sequence MKFTASTSTILKQISALSGVIPSNPTIPILENFLFEITNGVLKITASDLQTSIISEVSVEADTDGSIAIPAKMLADTLKNLPEQPVTFNIDLDTYSISINSDNGRYKLAGENAADFPSIPQLGRADSLVIPSDVLTDAIGYTLFATSNDEMKPAMNGVFFNVTEEHANFVASDSHRLIRYRREDLQANLDAAIIIHKKALSLMKNILPSEREDVTMEFNDQNAIFSFGSTKLICRLIDERFPDYENVIPLNNDNLVTLDRQGLLGCLKRIVIYANKSTNQVRFKVQGNELTVSAEDIDFSNEANERLFCEHDGEDIEIGFNAKFLIEMLNNIHADKVTLKLSEPGMAGLIVPAENLTDEDVLMLVMPIMLHNFS encoded by the coding sequence ATGAAATTCACAGCATCTACCTCCACGATCCTGAAGCAGATTTCTGCGTTGAGCGGGGTAATTCCATCCAATCCGACTATTCCGATTCTGGAAAACTTCCTTTTCGAAATCACGAATGGCGTGTTGAAAATCACGGCTTCAGACCTTCAGACTTCTATCATCTCAGAAGTTAGCGTAGAAGCTGATACTGACGGCAGTATTGCAATTCCTGCAAAAATGTTGGCAGATACATTGAAGAACTTGCCTGAGCAGCCTGTAACTTTCAACATTGATTTGGATACTTACAGTATCTCGATCAACTCTGACAATGGTCGTTACAAACTGGCAGGTGAAAATGCCGCTGACTTCCCTTCAATCCCTCAATTGGGTAGAGCAGACTCACTGGTAATCCCTAGTGATGTGTTGACTGATGCAATCGGTTATACACTTTTTGCAACATCCAATGATGAGATGAAGCCAGCGATGAACGGTGTATTCTTCAATGTAACAGAGGAGCATGCAAACTTTGTGGCATCTGATAGCCACAGGTTGATCCGTTACCGTCGTGAAGATCTTCAGGCAAACTTGGATGCAGCCATCATCATCCACAAGAAAGCTTTGTCTCTGATGAAGAACATCCTTCCATCAGAAAGAGAGGATGTGACAATGGAGTTCAATGATCAGAATGCGATCTTCTCATTTGGAAGTACAAAACTGATTTGCCGTCTGATCGATGAGCGTTTCCCAGACTATGAGAACGTAATTCCTTTGAACAACGATAACTTGGTTACATTGGACAGACAAGGCTTGTTAGGCTGTCTGAAGCGTATTGTGATTTACGCTAACAAATCAACTAACCAGGTTCGTTTTAAAGTGCAAGGCAATGAGCTGACAGTTTCAGCTGAGGACATTGATTTCTCAAATGAAGCAAATGAGCGTCTTTTCTGTGAGCATGACGGTGAAGATATCGAGATTGGTTTTAACGCCAAGTTCCTGATTGAAATGCTGAACAATATCCACGCTGATAAGGTAACACTGAAACTATCAGAGCCGGGAATGGCTGGTCTGATCGTTCCTGCTGAGAACCTAACTGACGAGGATGTTCTGATGCTGGTTATGCCAATTATGCTGCACAACTTCTCTTAA
- a CDS encoding metal ABC transporter solute-binding protein, Zn/Mn family: MRVTNWLIVGLLTLLMAACGTTEKQKGEKLTIITTTGMIEDAVKNITGELADVEGLMGPGVDPHLYKATPSDLQKLRGADIVFYNGLHLEGSMTDVLEKFARKKAVFPLSDGLDEKKLRTPEDGSTVHDPHIWFDVELWSQAVSYAAEKIAAQDPDNATVYKTNAEKYLQQLHELNNWTRTQIQSIPSQSRVLITAHDAFGYFGSAYDIEVKGLQGISTVAEFGLKDISGLVNFIVSHKIKAVFVETSVPHKSLEAVVSGCHEKQHNISIGGTLYSDAMGALGSEAGTYIGMVKSNVNTIVSALK, encoded by the coding sequence ATGAGAGTAACTAATTGGCTTATAGTAGGACTGCTAACCCTGCTAATGGCTGCTTGCGGTACAACGGAAAAGCAGAAAGGAGAAAAGCTGACCATCATTACAACTACAGGAATGATAGAAGATGCTGTTAAAAATATTACAGGAGAACTCGCTGATGTAGAAGGATTAATGGGCCCTGGAGTTGACCCTCACCTATACAAGGCAACACCTTCTGACCTACAGAAACTGAGAGGTGCGGACATCGTATTTTACAATGGCTTACACCTTGAAGGCAGTATGACAGATGTGCTAGAGAAATTTGCCCGTAAAAAGGCAGTATTTCCACTTTCAGATGGTCTGGATGAAAAAAAGCTAAGAACACCTGAAGACGGTTCAACGGTACATGACCCACATATTTGGTTTGATGTAGAACTTTGGTCTCAAGCGGTATCCTATGCTGCTGAAAAAATTGCAGCTCAAGACCCCGACAATGCAACTGTCTATAAAACCAATGCTGAGAAATACTTGCAGCAACTTCACGAGCTAAATAACTGGACACGGACTCAAATCCAATCTATCCCTTCCCAAAGCAGGGTTTTGATTACTGCACATGACGCATTTGGCTACTTTGGCTCTGCATATGACATTGAAGTAAAAGGCTTGCAAGGCATTTCAACTGTTGCCGAATTTGGTCTTAAGGATATTTCTGGTTTGGTCAACTTTATTGTAAGCCACAAGATCAAGGCTGTTTTTGTCGAAACATCAGTTCCTCATAAGTCGTTGGAAGCGGTTGTTTCAGGATGCCATGAAAAGCAACACAATATCAGTATCGGTGGTACACTTTACTCAGATGCCATGGGTGCTTTAGGCTCTGAAGCTGGTACTTACATTGGCATGGTCAAATCCAATGTAAACACCATCGTAAGTGCGCTCAAATAA
- a CDS encoding transposase: MEEKQVNEVYIKRTQKDYTMSFKLQVVAELEEAKLSVQGACDKYGIQAKSTVRDWLRKFGNLDWSNTPPLKMSKTPEQRILELEQKVKLLERQKQTLEKQVERADKKIILFDMMLEMAEKEYNIPVRKNISPE, translated from the coding sequence ATGGAAGAGAAGCAAGTAAATGAGGTTTATATAAAGCGAACTCAGAAGGATTATACAATGTCCTTCAAGCTTCAAGTGGTCGCTGAATTGGAAGAAGCCAAGCTCTCAGTACAGGGCGCTTGTGACAAATATGGTATTCAAGCCAAATCTACTGTTCGTGACTGGTTGCGAAAATTTGGTAACTTGGACTGGTCCAACACCCCCCCCTTAAAAATGTCGAAAACCCCTGAGCAAAGAATATTGGAGCTGGAGCAAAAAGTCAAGCTGCTGGAACGTCAGAAGCAAACCCTAGAGAAGCAGGTAGAACGAGCTGACAAGAAGATCATTCTCTTTGATATGATGCTGGAGATGGCAGAGAAAGAATATAACATCCCGGTGCGAAAAAATATATCCCCCGAGTAA
- a CDS encoding N-acetylmuramoyl-L-alanine amidase-like domain-containing protein, with protein sequence MIKKLILVAACMGAAFQYTIAQQLVCPAEDKAAFTEKMEVLARLEVNRDDAGEISAQVGKTFLGMPYVAKTLEVGEEESLVVNLHGLDCTTYLENVLAFTLMVKEGTDNFDRYAHYLEEIRYRDGKLDGYPSRLHYFSEWLADNEEKGFIKNVTKEIGGEPFEKKIDFMSTHRSSYPFLATNDDNFKAIQDIEESLNGRTLYFIPKEKLSELESGIENGDLIAITTSIKGLDITHVGIAVKRGDRIHLMHASTVGQVVVSDMPLADYLQKYKRHTGVMVGRIQ encoded by the coding sequence ATGATAAAAAAACTGATTCTAGTAGCAGCCTGTATGGGTGCAGCTTTCCAATATACAATTGCGCAACAATTAGTTTGTCCAGCGGAAGATAAAGCAGCGTTTACTGAAAAAATGGAGGTATTGGCTCGGCTGGAAGTCAATCGAGATGATGCAGGTGAAATTTCTGCTCAAGTAGGAAAAACATTTTTAGGAATGCCATATGTAGCCAAAACTTTAGAGGTAGGTGAAGAGGAATCTTTGGTGGTTAATCTGCATGGGTTAGATTGTACTACATACTTGGAGAATGTCTTAGCCTTTACGTTGATGGTCAAAGAAGGTACAGATAACTTTGATCGTTATGCGCATTACCTAGAAGAAATAAGGTACCGTGATGGCAAATTGGATGGTTACCCTTCAAGGCTTCATTACTTTTCTGAGTGGTTGGCAGATAATGAAGAAAAAGGATTCATTAAGAATGTAACCAAGGAAATAGGAGGTGAGCCATTTGAAAAGAAAATAGATTTTATGAGTACCCACCGTAGCAGTTATCCGTTTTTGGCTACCAATGACGATAACTTTAAGGCGATTCAGGATATAGAGGAATCACTGAATGGGCGTACTTTGTATTTTATACCAAAAGAAAAGCTTTCAGAACTAGAGTCTGGAATTGAAAATGGAGACCTGATTGCCATTACAACATCCATCAAAGGATTGGATATTACCCACGTTGGCATCGCTGTAAAGAGGGGGGATCGCATTCACCTGATGCATGCATCTACTGTAGGACAAGTTGTGGTTTCAGATATGCCTTTAGCTGATTACCTTCAGAAGTATAAACGTCATACAGGGGTAATGGTCGGAAGAATTCAATAG
- a CDS encoding M48 family metalloprotease, giving the protein MKRKLLLSFTLLLTLFVGSSCDENGEVHLFSIEKDIDLGKQVAEEIANNPSEYPILKEGEYPEAYSYLRGILAEVLESDDIKYKDKFAYEQIKIINKDDVLNAFCTPGGYIYVYTGLIKYLDSEDHLAGVIGHEIAHAEKRHSIDQLERSMGIQVLLDIVLGQDRGQIADVLAGVVSLKFSRNQEAEADEFSVKYLSPSVYQCNGAAGFFQKLLNEGQSSGTPEFLSTHPSPDSRVEDINSLATEIGCNKSPSEIDYQTFKSMLPQQ; this is encoded by the coding sequence ATGAAACGTAAACTACTACTATCTTTTACACTCTTACTGACACTTTTCGTAGGTTCATCTTGTGATGAAAACGGAGAAGTACACCTTTTTTCTATTGAGAAGGATATCGATTTGGGGAAGCAGGTAGCTGAAGAAATCGCCAATAACCCAAGTGAGTATCCTATACTGAAGGAAGGCGAATATCCTGAAGCTTATTCTTACCTCAGAGGTATCTTGGCTGAGGTACTTGAATCTGATGATATCAAGTACAAGGACAAATTTGCTTATGAACAAATTAAGATCATTAATAAGGATGATGTTTTGAATGCCTTCTGTACTCCTGGGGGGTATATTTACGTCTATACAGGTTTGATCAAGTACCTGGATTCTGAAGATCATTTGGCAGGAGTAATAGGCCATGAAATTGCCCATGCAGAAAAACGTCACTCTATTGACCAGTTGGAAAGAAGTATGGGTATTCAGGTATTGCTGGATATCGTGCTAGGACAGGATAGAGGTCAGATTGCTGACGTGTTGGCAGGGGTGGTATCTTTGAAGTTTAGCCGTAATCAGGAAGCAGAAGCTGACGAGTTTTCGGTAAAGTACCTTTCTCCATCAGTTTATCAGTGTAATGGTGCTGCAGGTTTCTTTCAGAAGTTGTTGAATGAAGGACAGTCGTCAGGAACACCTGAGTTCTTGAGCACACACCCATCTCCCGATAGCCGTGTTGAAGATATCAATAGCTTGGCTACAGAGATTGGATGTAACAAGTCACCTTCAGAAATAGACTACCAAACATTCAAAAGTATGCTGCCACAGCAGTAA
- the trpS gene encoding tryptophan--tRNA ligase: MARILTGIQSSGRQHLGNLLGAIFPAIELANKESNESFLFIADLHSMTTIKDGEVRKQNVYATAAAWLACGLDTDKVVFYRQSRIPEVAELSWYLNCLTPFPMLANAHSFKDKSDKLSDVNAGLFTYPVLMAGDIILYDADIVPVGKDQKQHLEMTRDITNAFNRTYGETFVMPEAEINEQLMTIPGTDGQKMSKSYGNVIDIFLPKKQLKKQVMSIVTDSTPLEEPKNPDTCNVFQLYKLIATAEQTEELRQKYLAGNFGYGHAKTALLDLILEKFAKERESFDHYMDNPNEVEELLQKGEAKAREIAQAKMVEVRQKLGYA; encoded by the coding sequence ATGGCAAGAATCTTAACAGGCATTCAGAGTTCAGGAAGACAGCATTTGGGCAACTTGTTGGGAGCAATTTTCCCAGCAATTGAACTGGCAAACAAGGAGAGCAATGAGTCTTTCCTGTTTATTGCTGACCTTCATTCCATGACAACCATCAAAGATGGTGAAGTTCGTAAACAAAATGTTTATGCGACTGCCGCTGCATGGCTGGCGTGTGGTTTGGATACGGATAAGGTTGTTTTCTACAGACAATCAAGAATTCCGGAAGTGGCGGAGCTGAGCTGGTACTTGAACTGTCTGACTCCATTCCCGATGCTTGCCAACGCACATTCATTCAAGGACAAGTCTGATAAACTTTCTGATGTAAATGCAGGTCTGTTCACTTATCCAGTACTGATGGCTGGTGACATCATCTTGTATGATGCAGATATAGTTCCGGTTGGTAAAGACCAGAAGCAACACCTTGAAATGACGCGTGACATTACTAATGCCTTCAACAGAACATATGGGGAAACGTTTGTGATGCCTGAGGCGGAGATTAATGAGCAGCTGATGACCATTCCTGGTACGGATGGACAGAAGATGAGTAAATCTTACGGAAACGTAATTGATATCTTCTTGCCTAAAAAGCAACTGAAGAAACAGGTTATGAGTATCGTTACAGACAGTACGCCTCTGGAAGAACCAAAGAATCCGGATACTTGTAACGTTTTCCAACTGTATAAGCTGATTGCAACAGCGGAACAAACTGAGGAGTTGCGACAGAAATACTTGGCTGGAAACTTCGGTTACGGTCATGCAAAAACAGCATTACTGGACCTGATCTTGGAAAAGTTTGCGAAAGAAAGAGAGTCATTTGACCATTATATGGATAACCCTAATGAGGTAGAAGAACTGCTTCAGAAAGGGGAGGCAAAAGCAAGAGAGATTGCGCAAGCCAAAATGGTTGAAGTAAGACAGAAATTGGGTTATGCATAA
- a CDS encoding alpha/beta hydrolase — protein MQKEIQMTFKAPYYTKGKVSEKTRHIWVVFHGYGQLSRFFMRRFDFLDEETHLVIAPQGLSRFYLDKEYKKVGATWMTREERQTDIDNQFSYLDAVLEAEAANVDWDNVQLHLFGFSQGVATMTRWAVSRQLPFKSLTFWAGKMPDEFVKEQFLFVNPEASVYMVLGDQDHLGSFIDLDAQVEMVTQLLKKPDVIRFEGGHEVKREVLKAIVLNELE, from the coding sequence ATGCAAAAGGAAATTCAAATGACTTTTAAGGCGCCTTACTATACCAAAGGTAAGGTGTCAGAAAAGACACGTCATATTTGGGTAGTATTTCATGGTTACGGTCAGTTGAGCCGTTTTTTTATGCGACGCTTTGATTTTCTGGACGAAGAAACTCATCTAGTTATCGCACCTCAGGGGTTATCAAGGTTTTATTTAGACAAAGAGTATAAAAAGGTAGGAGCTACTTGGATGACCCGTGAAGAGCGTCAAACTGATATTGACAATCAGTTTTCATATTTGGATGCTGTTTTGGAAGCTGAAGCGGCAAATGTAGATTGGGATAATGTACAATTACATTTGTTCGGTTTTTCACAAGGTGTTGCTACTATGACAAGATGGGCTGTATCCAGACAGTTACCGTTTAAGTCTTTAACATTTTGGGCTGGAAAAATGCCAGATGAATTTGTCAAAGAACAGTTTTTGTTTGTCAATCCTGAGGCATCCGTCTATATGGTGTTGGGAGATCAGGATCACCTAGGAAGTTTTATTGACCTTGATGCTCAAGTTGAAATGGTAACTCAGTTACTGAAAAAGCCTGATGTAATTAGGTTTGAAGGAGGCCATGAGGTTAAGCGGGAAGTGTTGAAAGCCATTGTATTGAATGAACTAGAATAA